One window from the genome of Pseudanabaenaceae cyanobacterium SKYG29 encodes:
- a CDS encoding ferritin-like domain-containing protein → MAIATTPVQAWGTVKANVIGLETDVTVPICEGMNIALASFQALQIQYQKHHFVVEGSEFYMLHQWFQESADEVRDHIHTIGERLNGLGGVPVASFARLAELCCFTPEPDGAFTCREMLSHDLEAEQALVNLLRRLAAQAESLGDRATRYMYEQILMKTEERAYHNAHFLAQDSLTLGFVARA, encoded by the coding sequence ATGGCAATTGCGACTACACCGGTGCAGGCGTGGGGGACGGTAAAGGCTAATGTCATTGGTTTAGAAACCGATGTCACTGTCCCCATTTGTGAAGGGATGAACATTGCTCTAGCCAGTTTCCAAGCTTTGCAAATTCAGTATCAAAAGCATCATTTTGTGGTGGAAGGCAGTGAATTTTATATGCTGCACCAGTGGTTCCAAGAAAGTGCCGATGAGGTGCGCGACCACATCCACACGATCGGGGAGCGGTTGAACGGTTTGGGTGGTGTACCTGTAGCTAGTTTTGCCCGTTTAGCAGAGTTGTGCTGTTTTACCCCTGAACCTGATGGAGCTTTTACCTGTCGCGAGATGCTCAGCCATGACCTGGAAGCCGAACAGGCTTTGGTTAATCTCCTGCGGCGGTTAGCAGCGCAGGCAGAGAGCTTAGGAGATAGAGCTACCCGTTACATGTATGAACAAATCCTCATGAAGACAGAGGAGAGAGCTTACCACAACGCTCACTTCTTGGCGCAAGACAGCCTCACCTTGGGATTTGTTGCCCGCGCTTAA
- the rpsP gene encoding 30S ribosomal protein S16, translating into MVKLRLKRFGKKGKPTFRIIAIHSTTRRQAIPLEELGFYDPRTKETRLDVEGIKRRLSQGAQPTDPVRRLLEKANILEPIARG; encoded by the coding sequence ATGGTCAAACTGCGGCTCAAACGCTTTGGCAAGAAGGGAAAACCTACCTTTCGCATCATTGCTATTCACAGTACCACCCGTCGCCAAGCCATTCCTTTGGAGGAACTGGGCTTCTATGACCCCCGCACTAAGGAGACCCGCCTGGATGTGGAGGGGATTAAGCGTCGCCTATCCCAAGGGGCACAACCCACCGATCCCGTCCGTCGTCTTCTGGAAAAGGCTAACATCCTAGAACCGATCGCCCGTGGTTGA
- a CDS encoding KH domain-containing protein: protein MVDFYRLSHFVFASLVEDREELAIDCETTGGGRYVLVRVAVADNDRERVIGKGGRTLNLIKTILGLAAKNSGQTVELNLYTEESGSSSPRKSRRSRHR, encoded by the coding sequence GTGGTTGATTTCTACAGACTCAGTCACTTTGTCTTTGCCTCCCTAGTAGAGGACCGAGAAGAATTGGCAATCGATTGCGAAACAACGGGGGGAGGACGTTATGTCCTAGTGCGGGTTGCTGTAGCTGACAACGATCGGGAGCGGGTGATTGGTAAAGGGGGCAGGACTCTTAACTTAATTAAGACAATTCTGGGACTGGCTGCTAAAAATAGTGGTCAAACTGTGGAACTCAACCTCTACACGGAGGAAAGTGGGTCATCCTCACCGCGTAAATCCCGCCGCAGCCGCCACCGCTAG
- a CDS encoding low-complexity tail membrane protein, which yields MTILEQFLQRQQSSELFLWAHLSLLAVLPLALILTMAGLAVGDPLLPSWLEMPILAIPIIAYTVWQQWQRPFYPFSLGLMYQSPEYLNLRQRQILAIVKRPATGWIALFVGILLYSIFRQLYIAAPLAAAIAPFPSGWRFFGILWALTFFLVANVCAQLGVVALRILVLPASELEEEYNPQKVKEDFTLLGAPRQHLWSFTSDTTAQQAATTQSEAVIDDSEPRTATAAEEEHREAPAVTGQSQPETTPEKTTESAPMTVTVMTERSQPETISEEATVTREEQREAPAVTEESQPETTPDEPTTTAGQQKSTEPIAVVSAPSPAQQKLSPSSIESSSPDIPELVFTTETETIQPQGENLTDSDS from the coding sequence ATGACCATCCTAGAGCAATTCCTACAACGACAACAGAGCAGTGAACTGTTTCTATGGGCACATCTATCCCTCCTAGCAGTACTGCCCCTGGCTCTGATATTGACAATGGCAGGTTTAGCGGTGGGAGACCCCCTGCTGCCCAGCTGGCTGGAGATGCCTATTTTGGCTATCCCCATCATTGCTTATACCGTGTGGCAACAGTGGCAGCGCCCCTTCTACCCTTTTAGCTTGGGGCTGATGTATCAATCCCCAGAGTACCTTAATCTCCGCCAGCGGCAAATTTTAGCTATTGTCAAACGGCCTGCCACGGGTTGGATTGCTCTATTTGTGGGAATTCTGCTCTATTCCATCTTCCGTCAGCTCTACATTGCTGCTCCTCTGGCTGCTGCTATTGCTCCTTTTCCCAGTGGATGGCGATTTTTCGGAATTCTCTGGGCGTTAACCTTCTTTCTCGTAGCTAATGTCTGTGCCCAGTTAGGGGTTGTGGCATTACGAATCCTGGTTCTCCCTGCCAGCGAACTAGAAGAGGAATATAACCCCCAAAAAGTTAAGGAAGACTTTACTCTTCTGGGTGCACCCCGTCAACATCTATGGAGCTTTACCTCAGATACGACAGCCCAGCAAGCTGCTACTACCCAATCAGAGGCAGTAATAGATGATTCTGAACCAAGGACAGCGACGGCAGCTGAAGAGGAACACAGGGAAGCGCCAGCAGTAACTGGGCAAAGCCAACCAGAGACTACCCCAGAAAAAACAACGGAGTCTGCCCCAATGACAGTAACAGTAATGACTGAGCGCAGCCAGCCAGAGACTATCTCAGAAGAAGCAACAGTGACTAGAGAGGAACAAAGAGAAGCACCAGCAGTGACCGAGGAAAGCCAGCCAGAGACCACCCCAGATGAACCGACGACAACAGCAGGACAGCAGAAGTCTACAGAACCGATCGCTGTAGTGTCAGCACCATCTCCAGCACAGCAAAAGCTATCGCCCTCTTCTATCGAATCCTCTTCCCCTGATATACCTGAGCTGGTATTTACAACAGAAACTGAGACTATACAGCCTCAAGGAGAAAACTTGACTGATAGTGATAGTTAA